A region of Candidatus Megaera polyxenophila DNA encodes the following proteins:
- a CDS encoding camphor resistance protein CrcB, whose amino-acid sequence MVSQYIAVGLGGAIGAVMRIAISRILPSTIIGIPFQLLIINSLGCLAMGILAQLALSCWITSDNIKYFLMPGILGGLTTFLGFALDFGSLIAKNEYSIAVSYAILSFGISICCFFLGSKIAKIFTI is encoded by the coding sequence ATGGTATCACAATATATAGCAGTTGGTTTAGGAGGAGCTATCGGTGCTGTAATGCGCATAGCGATTTCTAGAATTCTCCCTTCAACAATAATCGGCATACCTTTCCAGCTTTTAATCATTAACAGTCTAGGGTGTCTTGCCATGGGAATCCTAGCTCAACTAGCTCTTTCATGTTGGATTACATCGGATAATATAAAATATTTTTTGATGCCAGGTATATTAGGAGGCTTAACTACTTTTTTAGGATTCGCCTTAGATTTTGGGTCTCTTATAGCAAAGAATGAGTATAGCATAGCTGTTTCGTATGCTATACTTAGCTTTGGAATAAGCATTTGCTGTTTTTTCCTAGGAAG
- a CDS encoding CDP-diacylglycerol--glycerol-3-phosphate 3-phosphatidyltransferase, giving the protein MRIDKNIPNYLTILRIIAIPLIVMSFYFEDSKFAHRFGGIIFAAASLTDFFDGYLARRYDIVSNLGKMLDPIADKVLVGCVLVLLVKAGRADEIPCLLILAREFVVAGLREFLTQVSVSVPVTRLAKVKTAIQMISMTMLIIGSVGSGIKWLDLVGHVFLWISAFLTLVTGYSYLHACSKYF; this is encoded by the coding sequence ATGCGAATTGATAAAAACATACCGAATTATTTAACAATTCTTAGAATAATTGCAATTCCGCTTATTGTAATGTCGTTTTATTTTGAGGATTCAAAATTTGCTCATAGATTTGGAGGAATAATTTTTGCTGCAGCCAGCCTAACTGATTTCTTTGACGGCTACTTAGCGAGGAGATACGATATAGTTTCGAATCTTGGTAAGATGCTTGATCCCATAGCAGATAAAGTACTGGTAGGATGTGTTCTGGTATTGCTTGTTAAAGCAGGAAGAGCTGATGAGATTCCTTGTCTTCTAATTCTAGCCAGGGAATTCGTTGTAGCTGGTCTACGAGAGTTTCTAACCCAGGTAAGTGTTAGCGTACCGGTAACAAGGTTGGCCAAGGTTAAAACGGCTATACAAATGATTTCCATGACGATGCTTATCATCGGCTCGGTCGGTTCAGGTATTAAGTGGCTGGACCTGGTAGGTCACGTTTTTCTATGGATTTCAGCTTTTCTGACGCTCGTAACAGGTTATTCTTATCTGCACGCCTGTAGCAAGTATTTCTAA
- a CDS encoding succinyl-CoA--3-ketoacid-CoA transferase, producing MVKIYNTASQAIKDVIKSGMTILAGGFGLCGIPENIIAAIAESGVKNLTIVSNNCGVDDFGLGLLLKNGQIRKMISSYVGENKLFEQKYLDGSLELELNPQGTLAERIRAGGAGIPAFYTKTGVGTIVAEGKEVREFNGKKYLMERAIFADVAIIKGYKADKFGNVIYHKTARNFNPIMATAAKTTICEVEEIVEIGELNSDNIHTPGIFVDRLIQGDKYEKRIEKVTTRNREAT from the coding sequence ATGGTAAAAATATATAATACAGCAAGTCAAGCAATAAAAGATGTAATTAAAAGTGGGATGACAATTCTGGCCGGTGGTTTTGGCCTCTGCGGAATTCCGGAAAATATCATTGCAGCCATTGCCGAATCCGGTGTAAAAAACTTAACAATTGTCAGTAATAATTGCGGTGTAGATGATTTCGGTCTTGGATTATTATTAAAAAATGGCCAAATCAGAAAAATGATTTCATCTTATGTTGGGGAAAATAAGTTATTTGAGCAAAAATATCTAGATGGGTCGCTTGAACTCGAACTTAATCCCCAAGGCACTCTAGCTGAGAGAATAAGAGCAGGCGGCGCAGGCATTCCGGCATTCTATACTAAAACCGGCGTTGGAACAATTGTTGCCGAAGGAAAAGAAGTACGTGAATTCAATGGAAAAAAATACCTAATGGAACGGGCAATATTTGCCGACGTTGCAATAATTAAAGGATATAAAGCTGATAAATTTGGCAATGTTATTTACCATAAAACTGCCAGAAATTTCAATCCTATAATGGCAACAGCAGCAAAAACAACTATTTGCGAAGTTGAAGAAATCGTTGAAATAGGGGAGCTTAACAGCGACAACATTCATACACCTGGTATTTTTGTTGATAGGTTAATACAAGGGGATAAATATGAAAAAAGGATAGAAAAAGTAACTACTAGAAACAGAGAGGCTACCTGA
- a CDS encoding transposase — MSKKAKQYSATEKTKIVIEAIKAEMTIAQISSKYGVHATQIQAWKKRGIENLVSGFQVKPATKDPDNQDLIKQLYEQIGQLSVERDWLKKKSTLFGLGN, encoded by the coding sequence ATGTCTAAAAAAGCGAAGCAATATAGTGCGACGGAAAAAACAAAAATTGTTATAGAAGCAATAAAAGCTGAAATGACAATAGCACAAATAAGCAGTAAGTACGGGGTTCATGCAACTCAAATACAAGCATGGAAAAAAAGAGGTATAGAAAATTTAGTTAGTGGTTTTCAAGTTAAGCCGGCAACAAAAGATCCAGACAATCAAGATTTGATAAAACAATTATATGAACAAATAGGACAGTTAAGCGTTGAGCGTGACTGGCTGAAAAAAAAATCTACATTGTTTGGACTTGGAAACTAG
- a CDS encoding succinyl-CoA--3-ketoacid-CoA transferase has product MAWTNDEMCRIAAEMEIRDGLFVNLGIGMPTNIPNYIPKHIKVCFQSENGMLGMGSFPYPGEEDADLINAGKQTITALPESSYFDSAASFAMIRGSHVDLTILGALEVSETGDLANWAIPGKMIKGMGGAMDLVANIKRVVVLMAHNSKDGAPKLVNKCSLPLTGVNVVDRVITDLGVFDIKDSKTYLIKKADDVTVEEIIKKSSAEILFL; this is encoded by the coding sequence ATGGCTTGGACAAATGATGAAATGTGCAGAATAGCTGCAGAAATGGAGATCAGAGACGGCCTATTTGTTAATCTCGGTATTGGCATGCCTACAAATATACCGAATTACATACCAAAACATATAAAAGTATGCTTCCAAAGTGAAAACGGCATGCTTGGCATGGGCTCTTTCCCTTATCCAGGGGAAGAAGATGCGGACCTAATCAACGCCGGCAAGCAGACTATTACCGCTCTGCCAGAAAGTAGTTATTTTGATAGTGCTGCATCTTTTGCTATGATTCGTGGCAGTCACGTGGATTTAACTATTCTTGGAGCTTTGGAAGTATCAGAAACCGGTGATTTAGCTAATTGGGCAATACCAGGTAAAATGATAAAAGGCATGGGGGGCGCCATGGATTTGGTTGCTAATATAAAAAGGGTGGTAGTTCTAATGGCTCATAATTCCAAAGATGGCGCTCCAAAATTAGTAAATAAATGTAGCTTACCTTTAACAGGAGTAAATGTAGTTGATAGAGTAATTACAGACCTTGGGGTTTTTGATATCAAAGACTCCAAAACATATTTAATAAAAAAAGCTGATGATGTAACTGTAGAAGAAATAATAAAAAAAAGCTCTGCTGAAATTTTATTTCTATAA
- a CDS encoding integrase gives MIDNNCRNLSIARQCDLLLINKSTYYYKAKGITTRDLEIMKVIDEIYTEHPYFGARRMSRHLVPFGIVIGRKAVSRYYGIMAIEAIYPKMNLSKRNQAHKVYPYLLKGVEITKTNQVWSTDITYIRMAQGFVYLVAIIDWFSRYILSWKVSISLESDFCIDALEEALEKHGQPEVFNTDQGSQFTSKNFIHELVKREIKISMDGKGRALDNVFIERFWRSLKQEKIYLIILNTVKEVKNAITDYITFYNSKRMHQSLEYLTPEQVYLTKIIG, from the coding sequence ATGATTGATAATAATTGTAGAAATCTAAGCATTGCTAGGCAATGCGATCTACTTTTAATTAATAAATCTACTTATTATTACAAGGCAAAAGGAATAACTACAAGAGACTTAGAAATAATGAAAGTAATTGATGAAATCTACACAGAGCATCCGTATTTCGGGGCCAGAAGAATGTCCAGGCATCTTGTACCGTTTGGAATTGTTATCGGTCGCAAAGCGGTAAGTCGTTATTACGGAATAATGGCAATAGAAGCCATTTATCCTAAAATGAATTTAAGCAAGCGCAACCAAGCTCATAAGGTATATCCTTATCTTTTAAAAGGCGTTGAAATTACTAAGACAAATCAGGTATGGAGCACCGATATAACTTATATTAGAATGGCACAAGGATTTGTATATCTAGTAGCCATTATTGATTGGTTTAGCCGTTATATTCTGAGCTGGAAGGTTTCAATTAGCTTAGAAAGTGATTTTTGCATCGACGCACTAGAAGAAGCCCTAGAAAAGCACGGTCAACCTGAGGTTTTTAATACCGATCAAGGTTCTCAATTTACGTCAAAAAATTTCATCCACGAACTTGTTAAACGTGAAATCAAGATTAGCATGGACGGTAAAGGTAGGGCTTTAGATAATGTATTTATTGAAAGATTTTGGCGTTCATTAAAACAAGAAAAAATATATTTGATAATTTTAAATACTGTCAAGGAGGTAAAAAATGCTATAACAGATTACATAACTTTTTATAATAGTAAAAGGATGCACCAATCCTTGGAATATTTAACTCCAGAACAGGTGTATTTAACAAAAATTATTGGCTAA
- a CDS encoding integrase: MTKKHIKNFSAEYKTKVVLELLESEVTISQLSKKYEITPKTIQNWKKHFLSNASMAFEPAKVVSEYKTEIEELKSQNDELAKALGKATIERDWALGKLNGIMVPKNWTAKNAK; this comes from the coding sequence ATGACAAAAAAGCATATTAAAAATTTCAGTGCAGAATATAAAACTAAAGTAGTGTTGGAATTACTAGAATCGGAGGTAACTATATCTCAATTATCAAAGAAATATGAAATTACTCCAAAGACTATTCAAAATTGGAAGAAGCATTTTTTAAGTAATGCATCAATGGCTTTTGAGCCGGCAAAAGTAGTCAGTGAGTACAAAACAGAAATTGAGGAGTTAAAATCTCAAAATGATGAATTAGCAAAAGCTCTGGGGAAGGCTACAATAGAGAGGGACTGGGCGTTGGGAAAGCTAAACGGTATAATGGTACCCAAAAACTGGACTGCTAAAAATGCAAAATGA